ctcctgctgGCGCTCAGCGCGAGACGTGTCCCCGTGACTGTCCCGTCTCCGTCCCCCCGACCCAGATCTACCGATCCCGGCTTGAAGCGGATCTCCCCTCCCTggtgaggtggggcagggacggggcagaCCGAGGCCGGGGCCGAGATATCCCAGTCACGACAGCCACCTCCTTCCCTTCGGGCCACCGGGTCCCACCATTGCCCAGAAAGTCACCGCGCCTCCCGGGCCAAACGCCCCCTCTGCTGGCCTCCCCGAGAGCCACAGGAAGCTCACACGACAACAATTGTAAAATAATTCTagcatttttaagcgcttcccacgtgccaagcaccatccaCCGTTAGCCCTCCTCGTGccactcataataatgataataatggcatctgttaagcgctcactacgtgtcaggcaccgtactaagggccggggtagatatcgCCGAATAGGGCCggagtccccggcccacacggggctcacggtcttgatccccgttttacagctgaggtaactgagggacggagaagtcaagtgactcgctcgaggtcacacgacagatgagtgacagagatgagagtagaacccggggccttctgactcccaggcccacgctctggccACTAAGGCTACGCAGCCTCGCGATTCCCTCCCGTTCACAGGGACAACCCGTGGGTCAATAAATCGGTCGTacctgtcgagcacttactgtgctctatactaagcgcactatactaagcgctcagagtaCCACTCACCCGGAAAGCCCCACCCCAGGATCCTCACCTCTTTGCCGACGCAGATTAGCGGGTCCAGCAGGCCTCCCACGTAGTGGATGCAGGATTCAGGGATGTCTGTGTGCCTGAAGGGAGACGGGGGATGAACCAGAACATCAAGCAGCTCGggacccccacccaccctgggTTACCAGCCTGCCCCCGGactgagaagggaagaagggactgCAGCCTGACAGGGACAAGGAGACCTGGAGCACAACCAAGcgttgacttctccaagggaggaaTCCCCAAATTACTGGAGATCGGGCAAAGGGATATCAGGTTATACCGCAGCAGCAGAGAACTTATGGGGATAACtactgtcgtatttgttaagcacttattatgtgcctggtacttttctaagcagtgaggcagacacaagctcatcaggttggacagagtccatgttcttttgggctcacagtcttactccccatttttagagaggcacagaatgacttgtccaggtcgcacggcagacaagcggcagaactgggattagaactcagatccttctgactgccaggtccacactgtatccactagaccgctTTGCTTCTCCACTCTTTCAAGAGTTGGGGCAGTTACAAGTTgttgggtgggacacaatcccctatcctacatggggctcacagtctagtcaggaaggagtaggatttaattcccatttttacaaatgaggaaacggaggcgcagagaagttaagtgactagcccaaggtcacccggcagatacttggaggagccgggattaggacccaggtcctctgcctcccaggcccgtgctctttccactaggcctcgccgcttctgtAGTCAGTGAACACAGACTAGACGATTTAAGAAAAAACTTTCTCGGGCCTATTAAGTGGTGGGACAGGGGCCTGAGGGGAGGGACGTTCACTCCAGCTTTCCAcggagggtttgggagtcactgaCCCTTTCCCCTAGTCCTTCCCGCCGCCCCCTGGGATCAGATGGGGCCCTCCCGGACACTCACAGCTGCAGGAGGTGAGTGACCACCTGCTGGGGAACCAGGCGCTTCTGGCCCAGGGAGTTGGTGTCCCACAGCACGGCCTCACGGATCGTCCCGTCCTGGAAGCGGCGCAGCTCCGAGCGCGGGCCCCAGAACTGCCGGAAGGCTGCGGCCTGCAaggaattcatccattcattcaatcgtacttactgagcgcttactgtgcgcacagcactgtaccagcacttgggagagtacaacattacacagacacattccttgcccacaaagagcttacagtctagagagggagacaatgtaaataaataaatgacagatgggcacataagtgctgcgggtctgggaggggggaatgaataaaaggagcaagtcaaggtgacggagaagggagagggagaaggggaaagcagagctgggtcagggaaggtctctaggaggagatgtgccttcaataagaccttgaagggagggagagtaatcgtctgtcggatttgaggagggagggcgttccaggacagaggcgggacgtgggcaagaggtcggcgacgagatagaggagatcgaggcacagtgagaagcttggccttagaggagcgaggtgtgcgggctgggttgtggtaggagagtagcgaggtgatataggagggggcaaggtgatggagagctttaaagccaatcctGGGGCCTGCCGTCAGGTTGGAGatgccagacctgaaaggcaggaggagggaggtggaagggggcggaggggcagagttgggaagaGACGATGAATGAGGGGAGGCGGTccccggcggcccgggccccTACCTCGGGCTGATCGGCCTCGGGCCCCATCTCCAGGACGCTGGCCACGTGCTCGGGGCAGAGCAGCAGCCCCACCGCCAGGCTCCCGTGGTCCTTGTGCTTCGGGGGATCCTCGCCAACTGCCCactgcaggggaaggaggggggcgatGTAGACCGAGGAGCCGGGaccctcacccctcccttcccgcctcccccgaCCAGAGCCTGAGTCCCGGGggatccccacccacctcccccgcaCCCCGGGTCTGACCTGGGGGCTCTGGGGCCGCGAGTGGGCCAAGAGCCGGATCCGCGAGCCCAGCCCCCGGGTCAGCAGGCTGGTCAGCAGGGGCAGCGTGGTGGCCACGTAGTCCCCGCCGCGGTCCTGCAGCTCGGCCCGCAGCTCCAGCCGGTGGCAGGCGGCCTGCAGCTTCTCCAGGGGgcgcacactaataataatgataatacctgttaagcgcttactacgtgccaggtactgtactaagcgctggggtggacacaagcaaatcgagttggacacagtccctgtcccacgtggggctcgcagtctcgatccccatttcacagctgaggtcactgagtcacagggaagtgaaatgacttgccctaggtcacacagcggcggatctgggattagaacccgtgaccttctgactcccaggcctgtgctctatccactccaagctgcttcttacaCACCTCTGGCTCGGTACTTCccgagcacctagcacagtgcaccGGTGAcacccagtgggcgctcaataaatactacctatGATTATCCCCATCCCTCCGGGAGGCCTCACTTGGGAGACCCAGAAAaccaccccccgcccgcctctGTGGTCACTCTTCACACGTCGCGGACGTACAAAGCCGGCCCCCACCCGCCCGCCCCGCGCAGCCCCGGCCCTCACTGGAAAACGTGGTCGAAGGTCCGGATGAGGGGTTTGGGGGTCATGAGCAGCAGCTGGAACCCGTCGGCCGACTTGTCATCGAGCACGGCCATGGACAGCCGGGCCTCGTGCTGCacctggcaggggagggggtgggatgaggcACGTGCGGATGTGCGCACGTGCCCGTGCTCGGGCGGGGACGTCCGCCCGCTCCCGCGCACGCCCCGGAGAGCCCCCGGGCCGGAGGTACCTGCCGGTAAGTGCTGGTCGTCATGTCGGCACAGAGGTTGAGGCGGCCGGAAGGGTCCAGGAAGACGACGGGGAAAGCCTGGTGGAAGTCGGCTAGGGCCGGCtgcgggggagacgggaggggcgTCAGAGCCCGGGGTACCCCCACACCTCCCGGCGGCCCCCCCGGCCTGCCCCTCCCCCGACCGGCCCCGTTACCAGAGCGGGGTCCGGGCTGCGGCACAGGCTGATCCCTTGGGCTGTCAAGTCCGTGGTGGCTGATGGCGTGGAGAGGGAAGGTCGGATCACGGGGCGGCCAGAGGAGTGTGGCCACCCGGTGGGAGCCCAGGAGCCCGAGCCCCTCCCTGGGGGGCCCGTCCCTTGCCTCCGCCCGCCCCACCGCCGGGGAGGGCCCCggagcccacctcctcactcacCCAGAAACTGCAGGCAGCTTCGCAGCACCTGGTAGCCGCTCATGGACGCGCTGACCTTGTGAGTGGCCAGCAGGAAGCTGACCAGCATCGACACCAGGAAACCGCTGAACCCGCCCAAGCCCTGCAGGCCCCGGCCGGGAAGGGACCCACgggggtgagaggaaggggggggggatgcGGGAAAGGGGGTCTCAGCTCCAGGTCCAGGGACCACCCACCCTGGCAGGCTACATCCCTCCCCGGGGTCACAGCAGAGGGACCATCCACCGaaggcccgcccgcccggcctccTTCCCTGCCAAAGGCTCCCACCACCCCCCGACCCTTCACCGCCCGCTCACTCGACCGTCCCCGTCCTCGCCACCTTAGGAACAgctccggcccccgacccccaaaCCCCCCCGCCGAGCTAGCGACCAGAACAGGCAAGAAACAATCGGGAAGGGAGTGtgcaagggagaggtggagatggagcaggacggggagggcgggggagggtgagggaggagccGGGTCCCACCCACGCCCCGGCCTTACCTGGTCCAGCTCCCGCTGCCTGAGCCACACCTTGAGGACGGCCACCCCGTCCCTCAGCCCAGGGGAGGCGGCCACGGCCGATAGGAACTGCAGGTGGGCTTCCATCGCCGTGTCACACAGGAGCAAATTGTTGTAGTTGGGCGTGGGGGGCTCCGTAGTAGAGCCttcggggggacgggggcggacgGGACAGAGACATCACCGCTTGCCGGCCATTCCTCCGCCAGGACCCCGCCCCAgagcccgccgcccggccccgcgggtACCTCGGTCCGGGGTCTCCTTCCCGAGGAACCAGGCCGTGCGCACGTTGTTTTTGTTGGGCAGCAGACGGCAGGGTTTGAAGAAGCCGGGGGGTGGGCACGGGTACAGGCGCACGGTCACCAGCCGCTCATCCTTGcctgggagggggcggcccccggAGGAAAACGTCAGCTCCCGCCTCCGCCTGGCCGGACCACCTGGGGCAAACAGATCCCCACCCCTCCGGGAGGGACCCGTCgctctgtcttcccttcccctcagggtCCCCGGCCTCGCCAACCTCACCCACCCCTAAATTCTTACACCCGCCCCAACTCTTCGGCATCCACCCTCCCCCGtcgcctcccacccccgccaccaccGCACCCTggggccgcagcagcagcaggggcttGAGGTGGCAGCCGTTCATGTAGGTGAAGCGGACGCTGCCGAAGAGGGGGTCCCGTGCCAGGTGGTGCGCGAGGTGCGCCAGGTACAGCGCCCGCTTGCGGAGGTAGCGCTGGTTCAGCCCATCCTTGTCCTGGaggatctcctggaggaggaagaCCGGGGGCAAAGGGGCTTCAGGGCTTCACGTTTCCTCCCCCAGGACCGGGGCCCAGTGGGCCAGCTTCCAGCTGGTAGAGCAGAGCTGCGGAGAGCGACCAAGCCGGCGTGCCAGCTTCCGGCCCGTCCAGTGGACCTGCAGAGAGCGACTGGCTCGTTTTTCGGACAACTGCCTAACAAAAACTATCATTCCGCCTATTACCGCTGCTGTGGCTACTACAACCGGGAGCGGGCGAGTCATGCTATTGAGGCCCCTATTCCGGCACCTCATCTGTTCTATACGCTTTTCTTCGCCTCTTCGTTCTCGCCCTCGGCCCCCTTCTCCGGAGGCCTGGAATCCCTCCCTCCAGCCGAGCAATctcagagggtgggtgggggtgtggtGAACACTTGTCCCGGGCCAAGGCCTCGGGGGGCGGAACTTGAGGTCGGGCAACCATGGGCCAGACGCGATCAGCTTCCGCTCTGGCGGATCCAGGAATCCCCGTTGACCTCCTACCCCCCAGCCCGGTCCCCGCGCAAACCCAAACGTGGCTCAGTCCCCCATCCAGCCGGCCTGCTCTTCCACCGCCGAGAGCGGCGACGGGGCACCAGGAGGGGCGGGCCGCGGGACGGCCTCCCGCCCCCATGGCTCGTCCCAGCGGGGTGACCGCCGCACCGTCCCCGGCCACCCGGTGAGAGTCCCCGATCCTCTGGTCCTCCCCGCCCGCCTCACCTGCGGCATGGTCAGCGCTAGGTCCACGTTCACCTCGGGCCGGATGCAGGTGCCCAGCAGGTAGCTGCCCACCACGGTGACCCGCGACGGGGGTAGGAAGCGGAAGCGTCCCTTGACGGGGAAAGGCACCTGGAGGAAGGGGACTCGGACCTCGGGGGGAAGCCAGGTCTGGTCCACCATCTGAGGCCGAcacagatggggaggagagagagaccgaGAGCGAGAGAGCGCTCGTGAACCCGAGATTCTTACCAGTCTAGTCCGGGCCCCGacaaaaacaccctccctttcgCAGTTGAATGCCCAAGAAAGCGGCTCTCGGGGgtccccggctcccgccgccACCCTCGCCCAGCTCGGCCGAGGTTCCGAGACCTCCGAGGCCACGCCCGTCGGTCCCCATCCCCCCGCCGGGCTCACCTGGACCTCGGGGGTGGCGGGGACGGCGCTCAGCCGCTGGTTGACCTCTCGCAGGAAGGCGTcgatcttctgcttcttcttctccttcacccTCACCTCCTTGAGCAGCTCCTCCATCTGCGGGCCAGGGGGCTTCAGCCCGATCCCGTCCGCCCcggcctcccgtcccctcccggcctcccccggcccccgctcaccTGCAGGCGGAGGAGGCTGGAGTGGAAGAGGTTCTCGGTCTCCTTGAGGCGGCTGAGCTCCTCGCTGGTGGGCGCCTTGTACAGCTCGGCCTCGCTCAGCTTGGGGGGCTGCAGgatcccgccggcccccgccttcCTCCGCCGCTTCTTGGCCGCGGGCGCCTGGTCCTCCTCGCCTGACTCCGCTGACTCCACCTCCTCGGGCTCCATCGCctaaggtgggggtgggaggatgaagaCCCTCGGCGGGGCCCAGAGTCCcttcccttgcctcagtttccccactctgCTAGCAAACAGCCCCCTGCCTGTCCCAGGGTCTCGAGGGGAGACCCCCGTGCCCCTCTCACGGAAGGGCAAGGCCCCTGCCCGcacgtaagctcgtctctagactgtaaactcgttgtgggcagggaaagtgcctgttgctatactgtaataataataatgttggtatttgttaagcgcttactacgtgccgagcactgttctaagcgctggggtagatacagggtcatcaggttgtcccacgtgaggctcacagttaatccccgttttacagatgaggtaactgaggcacagagaagtaaagtgacttgcccacagtcacacagctgacaagtggcagaggtggatttgaacccatgacctctgactcccaagcccgggctccgtgcttagtacagtgctctgcagacagtaagcgctcaataaatacaaaggaatgaacgaatgcacatctacgcacttggatccgtGATCTTTGGACACGATATCTGCCCCAtcaccaatcccacagcactaatgtacctatctttaaattatatataacaaattacttatttgttcatattaaacaTTAAACACATTAATTTAACATATTAAacataggagagaagcagcgtggctcaatggaaagaacacaggcttgggagtcagaagtcatgggttctaattccgggtccgccactcgacagctgtgtgactttgggcaactcactcaacgtctctgtgcctcagttccctcatctgtaaaatggggattaagaatgtgagccccacgtgggacaccctgaagcagcgtggctcagtggaaagagcacgggctttggggtcagaggtcatgggttcgaatcccggctctgccacttgtcagctgtgtgactgtgggcaagtcacttaacttctctgtgcctcagttccctcatctgtaaaacggggaagaagactgtgagccccacatgggacaacctgattcccatgtctaccccagcgcttagaacagtgctttgcacatagtaagcacttaacaaataccaacattattattaccttctaccGCTCCCCcgcacagtgtttagaacagtgcttggcacatagtaagcgcttaacaaatgtcatcatcatcaacataatcatgttatttgttaaacactcattatgtgcagagcactgttctaagcgctgggggagatacagggtaatcaggttgtcccacgtgaggctcacagttaatccccattttaccgatgaggtaaatgaggcacacagagaagtgacttgcccacggtcacacagctgacaagtggcagagctgggagtcgaacccatgacctctgacttccaagcccaggctctttccactgagccacgctgctctgtcgtcccctctagactgtaagttcgttatgggcagggaatgtgtctgctaatgctgttgtggtgtactctcccaagcgtttagtacagcgctcggcgtaCAGTAAacactggataaataccattaattgatcgccAACTGggtactgtgctctcctgagcatttagaacagtgttctctgcatggtaagttctcaataaataccagtcgaACGGTCCTGCCTCCGGCGGAACGCTCTCCCGCTCCGTGTCAGACAGAagattcctctccccactttcaaagccttactgaagacacacctcctccaggaggccttccctaagccctcatttcct
This portion of the Ornithorhynchus anatinus isolate Pmale09 chromosome 3, mOrnAna1.pri.v4, whole genome shotgun sequence genome encodes:
- the NOL6 gene encoding nucleolar protein 6, producing MAPAPGTLATSTLRAPEQHPEAMEPEEVESAESGEEDQAPAAKKRRRKAGAGGILQPPKLSEAELYKAPTSEELSRLKETENLFHSSLLRLQMEELLKEVRVKEKKKQKIDAFLREVNQRLSAVPATPEVQMVDQTWLPPEVRVPFLQVPFPVKGRFRFLPPSRVTVVGSYLLGTCIRPEVNVDLALTMPQEILQDKDGLNQRYLRKRALYLAHLAHHLARDPLFGSVRFTYMNGCHLKPLLLLRPQGKDERLVTVRLYPCPPPGFFKPCRLLPNKNNVRTAWFLGKETPDRGSTTEPPTPNYNNLLLCDTAMEAHLQFLSAVAASPGLRDGVAVLKVWLRQRELDQGLGGFSGFLVSMLVSFLLATHKVSASMSGYQVLRSCLQFLATTDLTAQGISLCRSPDPALPALADFHQAFPVVFLDPSGRLNLCADMTTSTYRQVQHEARLSMAVLDDKSADGFQLLLMTPKPLIRTFDHVFHVRPLEKLQAACHRLELRAELQDRGGDYVATTLPLLTSLLTRGLGSRIRLLAHSRPQSPQWAVGEDPPKHKDHGSLAVGLLLCPEHVASVLEMGPEADQPEAAAFRQFWGPRSELRRFQDGTIREAVLWDTNSLGQKRLVPQQVVTHLLQLHTDIPESCIHYVGGLLDPLICVGKEPGATGEEELAAIVRSYDELSRQLWGLEGLPLAVTAVQGAHPALRYTDVFPPTPFWPSYAHHKRIVERKSLAPLAEKPCPAYVEPLTVLCHMEGSGQWPQDVAAVQRVRAAFQMRLAELLHQQHGLPCRPTATHTDVYKDGYVFRLRVAYHREPLLLRETLTPTGMVTLRDTPTSLRLELETELLPRLSSTLHGLQQQHLALGSTARLAKRWLSAQLLSDGLSEESVDLLVAWLFLHPAPFTVPSSPQVGFLRFLSLMATFDWKNSPLIVNLNGELADADYAEIRSGFLAARTQLPVMFIATPRDRDRSVWTQERPSAQILQRIMVLAAEALPVLEKQLMDPLGCGDVKTVFRPPLDGFDVLIHLESRQLPRHRQAVDKSAKSFYRGLRETKGPGGYFPVVGFDPAQSYLTELREAFGDLALFFHDRYGGEVIGVLWKPGSFQAQPFKAGSMQGRMVVAQSGELVTVPNVEAVLEDFAVLGEGLVRSMEVRSERWSI